The window CAAGTCCGACCAGATCAAGCAGGAACTCGCCAAGGACCTGAAGGTCAACCCGGAGAAGATCAACGCCGCCCTGGTCGGTCCCAGCTGGGGTGATCAGGTCGCCAACAAGGCCTGGCAGGGCCTGGCGATCTTCCTGGTCCTGGTCGTGATCTATCTGGCCATCGCCTTCGAGTGGCGTATGGCGGTGGCCGCGCTCGTGGCGCTCATCCACGACATCACCATCACGGTCGGTGTCTACGCCCTGGTCGGCTTCGAGGTCACCCCGGGAACGGTGATCGGTCTGCTGACGATCCTCGGTTACTCGCTCTACGACACGGTCGTCGTCTTCGACAGTCTCAAGGAGCAGACGAAGGACATCACCAAACAGACCCGCTGGACCTACAGCGAGATCGCGGACCGCTCGATCAACGGCACCCTGGTGCGTTCCATCAACACCACGGTGGTCGCGCTGCTCCCGGTCGGCGGCCTGCTGTTCATCGGTGGCGGCGTGCTCGGCGCGGGCATGCTCAACGACATCTCGCTGTCGCTGTTCGTCGGCCTCGCGGCCGGTGCGTACTCCTCGATCTTCATCGCCACGCCGCTCGTCGCCGACCTCAAGGAGCGCGAGCCGCAGATGAAGGCCCTCCGCAAGCGCGTGCTCGCCAAGCGCGCCGCGGCCGCCGCGAAGGGCGAGTCCCTGGAGGCCCCGGTCGTCGACGACGGCTATGACGAGGACCACGAAGACGCCGACGCGACGCCCGCGGTCGTCGGACCGCGTGCCCAGCGTGCCCAGCCGTCGTCCCGTGGCAGGGGGCGCGGCCGGCCGTCCGGGAAGCGCCGATGACCGGCATCGAGGAGCTGCTGCTCAGCCGCATCCGTGACGTCCAGGACTATCCGGAGCCGGGAGTGACGTTCAAGGACATCACCCCGCTCCTGGCCGACCCGGCGGCGTTCACGGTGCTCACCGACGCGCTGGCCGAGATCAGCGTCCGCAGCGGCGCCACGAAGATCGTGGGCCTGGAGGCCCGCGGCTTCATCCTGGGCGCGCCCGTCGCGGTCCGCGCCGGGCTCGGCTTCATCCCCGTACGCAAGGCGGGCAAGCTCCCCGGAGCGACGCTCGGCCAGACGTACGACCTGGAGTACGGCTCCGCCGAGATCGAGGTGCACGCTGAGGACCTGAGCGCGGACGACCGCGTCATGGTCGTCGACGACGTCCTCGCCACCGGCGGCACCGCCGAGGCCTCGCTCCAGCTGATCCGGCGGGCCGGTGCCCGGGTCGCCGGCGTCGCCGTCCTCATGGAGCTCGGGTTCCTGGGCGGCCGCGCCCGGCTTGAGCCGGCCCTGGAGGGCGCCCCGCTG is drawn from Streptomyces liliifuscus and contains these coding sequences:
- the secF gene encoding protein translocase subunit SecF, whose amino-acid sequence is MSKLGTLGARLHRGEIGYDFVGKRKLWYGISILITITAIVGLAVRGLNMGIEFQGGAVFTTERTSVSVSQAETYAEEASGHDAIVQKLGNGALRIQIAGIDTGKSDQIKQELAKDLKVNPEKINAALVGPSWGDQVANKAWQGLAIFLVLVVIYLAIAFEWRMAVAALVALIHDITITVGVYALVGFEVTPGTVIGLLTILGYSLYDTVVVFDSLKEQTKDITKQTRWTYSEIADRSINGTLVRSINTTVVALLPVGGLLFIGGGVLGAGMLNDISLSLFVGLAAGAYSSIFIATPLVADLKEREPQMKALRKRVLAKRAAAAAKGESLEAPVVDDGYDEDHEDADATPAVVGPRAQRAQPSSRGRGRGRPSGKRR
- a CDS encoding adenine phosphoribosyltransferase: MTGIEELLLSRIRDVQDYPEPGVTFKDITPLLADPAAFTVLTDALAEISVRSGATKIVGLEARGFILGAPVAVRAGLGFIPVRKAGKLPGATLGQTYDLEYGSAEIEVHAEDLSADDRVMVVDDVLATGGTAEASLQLIRRAGARVAGVAVLMELGFLGGRARLEPALEGAPLEALLKV